A genome region from Syntrophorhabdus sp. includes the following:
- a CDS encoding ABC transporter ATP-binding protein, translating to MLEVTSLKKSFGGFKAVNDASLSVKEGEVVAVIGPNGAGKTTLFNLITGVLKPDDGKVLFKGEDITGLPSYKVCRRGMSRSFQVVNVFPRLTVFENVQVSVLSQQKRTWNLFAPSAGLAVGETERILENVGLIDIRDATSAALSHGERKVLEIAIALGGNPQFLILDEPTAGMSPEETTRCIDLIRQLKEKLGITILFCEHDMEIVFSISDRIMVMVRGSTIIEGTCDDVRCCQEVQDAYLGGSDTCLM from the coding sequence GTGCTGGAAGTGACCTCACTCAAGAAATCCTTCGGCGGCTTCAAGGCCGTCAACGATGCGAGCCTGTCCGTGAAGGAAGGCGAGGTCGTCGCCGTCATAGGGCCGAACGGGGCGGGAAAGACGACCCTTTTCAACCTTATCACGGGCGTGTTGAAGCCCGACGACGGAAAGGTCCTCTTCAAGGGTGAGGACATAACCGGGCTTCCCTCCTACAAGGTCTGCCGCAGGGGCATGTCGCGGTCCTTCCAGGTGGTGAACGTCTTTCCCCGGCTCACCGTTTTTGAGAATGTCCAGGTCTCCGTCCTTTCGCAGCAGAAGAGAACGTGGAACCTCTTCGCGCCATCGGCGGGGCTTGCCGTGGGAGAGACGGAAAGGATCCTCGAGAACGTGGGCCTCATTGACATACGGGACGCCACGAGCGCGGCCCTCTCCCACGGCGAGCGCAAGGTCCTTGAGATCGCCATCGCCCTCGGGGGGAACCCCCAGTTCCTCATACTCGACGAGCCCACCGCGGGGATGTCGCCTGAGGAGACGACACGCTGCATCGATCTCATCAGGCAGCTCAAGGAGAAGCTCGGCATCACCATTCTCTTCTGCGAGCACGACATGGAGATCGTATTCTCCATATCGGATCGTATCATGGTCATGGTGCGGGGGTCGACGATCATCGAGGGTACCTGCGACGACGTCAGGTGCTGCCAGGAGGTGCAGGACGCGTATCTCGGCGGGAGCGACACATGCTTGATGTGA
- a CDS encoding branched-chain amino acid ABC transporter permease, whose translation MKGPLLRGKAPWVIAALIVLFLLPLFLDRFYVYLAAIILLTGLCATSLNFVLGYGGVFQFHHAVFYGVGAYGTALMIIKSGLSPWLGFVVGPVAAGIMGFVIGAICIRLSKLYFGMLQISLGSLVWAIVYRWYSFTGGDDGIHGVPLPDIVSSPNGAYYFTLIVTAVSMFILYRMIRSPFGSALQGIRDNPVRSEMIGVNVKLQQLLALTIAGFFGGVAGSLFVVVDNTVFPDMMFWTLSLELIIMCLLGGWFSFLGPMVGAGIIVLLRTYVSGITVYWALILGVIMMLVIFFLPNGVLGYLDRFVKKKARSA comes from the coding sequence ATGAAAGGCCCTCTTCTTCGCGGCAAAGCTCCCTGGGTCATTGCCGCACTCATCGTTCTCTTCCTCCTCCCCCTGTTCCTGGACAGGTTCTACGTCTATCTGGCGGCGATCATCCTCCTGACGGGACTCTGCGCGACAAGCCTCAATTTCGTCCTCGGCTACGGGGGGGTCTTCCAGTTCCACCATGCCGTCTTCTACGGCGTCGGCGCCTACGGCACGGCGCTCATGATCATCAAGTCGGGTCTGTCACCCTGGCTGGGGTTCGTTGTCGGGCCCGTCGCCGCCGGGATAATGGGGTTCGTCATCGGGGCCATCTGCATCCGTCTTTCCAAGCTCTACTTCGGGATGCTCCAGATATCGCTGGGGTCGCTGGTGTGGGCCATCGTCTACCGGTGGTACTCCTTCACCGGGGGTGATGACGGCATCCACGGCGTCCCCCTTCCCGACATCGTCTCTTCGCCCAACGGGGCATACTACTTCACCCTGATCGTCACCGCCGTGTCCATGTTCATCCTCTACAGGATGATACGGTCCCCCTTCGGGAGCGCCCTCCAGGGGATACGGGACAACCCGGTGCGCTCCGAGATGATCGGCGTCAACGTGAAGCTCCAGCAACTCCTCGCGCTGACCATCGCCGGCTTCTTCGGGGGCGTGGCCGGGTCGCTCTTTGTCGTCGTGGACAACACGGTCTTTCCCGACATGATGTTCTGGACACTCTCTTTGGAGCTCATCATCATGTGCCTCCTCGGCGGGTGGTTCTCCTTTCTCGGCCCCATGGTGGGAGCCGGGATCATAGTTCTCCTCAGGACCTATGTCAGCGGCATCACCGTGTACTGGGCCCTCATCCTGGGCGTCATCATGATGCTCGTCATCTTCTTCCTGCCGAACGGTGTCCTCGGATACCTCGACAGGTTCGTGAAGAAGAAAGCGAGAAGCGCATGA
- a CDS encoding branched-chain amino acid ABC transporter permease, translating into LGILVWPQFGIVFPYLAVVVVLLFRPTGLLRSTW; encoded by the coding sequence CTCTCGGCATTCTCGTCTGGCCCCAGTTCGGGATCGTCTTCCCTTACCTGGCCGTGGTCGTCGTGCTCCTTTTCCGGCCGACGGGGCTTTTGAGGTCGACATGGTGA